GAGCTTTTGCACGTTCTGCTCGGCGGCCGGGATCGCCTCGTGCCGGTTCCCGCCCCCCTCCGCGCGGACGATGCGCACGCGCTGTTCGGAGATCAGTTTCTGGACCACCTGCTGGCTGATGCCGTCGATGACGTAGTGGTCGGGCGTGACCTCGCCGCCGACGATCGCTTCCCCGAGGCCCCAGCCGGCCTCGATGATCATGTGGTTCTCACCGGTGTTCGGGTCCCGGGTGAACAGGATCCCGCTGACAGTGGATTCGACCATCTTCTGGATGAGCACCGCGAGCTTCACGTCGGCGTGCTCGAAGCCCTTCCGACCGCGGTAGGAGATGACACGCGGGGTGAAGACCGAGCTCCAGCAGCGGCGGATCGCATCCAGGATCGCTTCCGTACCCCCCACGTTGAGATACGTGTCCTGGAGTCCGGCGAACGACGCGCCTTCGAGATCCTCCGCGGTGGCGCTCGAGCGGACGGCAGAGAAGCGCACGAGGTGCTCGCGGGCGAACGACTCGTACGCCTCCACGATCTCCCGGCGGAGTTCCGGGGGGAACTCGGTCCGGTCGAACGCCGCGCGGATGCGTTGGGATGCGGTCTCCACGCTGTCCGACTTCGACACGTCGAGCTGACCGAGCGCCGTCGCGATCTCCTTGCGCAAGGTCGGGATCGCCACGAAGCTGGAGTACGCGTCGGTCGTCACCACGAACCCCGGGGGTACCGGAAGCCCTTCGCGGACCACCTCCCCGAGCTTGCTCGCTTTGCCCCCGACGAGCGCGTGGTCGCGCTCGGAGACGTCCGCGAGCGCGACGATGTTCCTCATACATCCTCCGTGGGGTCGGCCCGTACGAACTGGAAGGCGACGAGGTCGTCCTGCGGGGAATACGGGTGCACGACGTGCTGATCGATCAAGCTCCAGTGGGCGCGACCGCCGATGCGATTCACCAGATCCTCCGCGCGCACGTCCGCGCCTTCGCGGGCCGTCACTTCGTAGTAGTGTACGACTCCGCCGGGACGGACGATCGTTCCTACCGAGGGTAGATACTTAATCCCTTCGTGAGGGAGATTCAGGATGGCGCGATCGACGGGTCTCGCCGAGGAGAGAAAGGCGGCTACGTCGGCTTCGATGGGCTCCACTCGATCGGCGTAGGGGTAGCGCGAGAGGGTTGAGCGCAAGAGCGCGATCGCGGCGGGGTTGGAATCGACGGCCGTGATCCGACGCGCGCGGCCGTCTCGGGCGAGCGTGACGGCGAACGGTCCGATGCCGCAGCACAGGTCGTCCACCTCCTCGCCTGCTTCGACATCCTCCGCTACGCGCGCGTGCTCGCGGGCGAGGCGGGGAGAGAAGTAGGCCCGTTCCAGATCGATGTCGAAGGCGATCCCGTTCTCCCGATGGATCGTCCGGAAATCCCCCGCGCCGGCAAGCGGGACCAGCCGTCGACGCCGCTCCGTCCCGTGGACCCCGTGGTCCGCCCCGACGATCCGAGCCCCGGGAACGAATCGCAAGAGCGCCTCTCCGATGTCGGGGCCCCACCTCTCCAATTCGGGAGGAATGCGGATCAGCACGACATCTCCGACGATATCGAACGAGCGAGGCAGGAGCTCCCGCTCGGTCGCAGGCAGCTGGACGAGGTCGCGGTATTCGCGCGCGTGAGGCACCGTGAACGGCTCGAACTCTCTCTCGCTCGCCTCGCCGAACCCCGAGGGGATCTCGGCGCCCTCGACGACCGGTAGAACGATCCACTCCCCGTCGCGCAGAATGCGCAGATCCATGCGCAACGCCCCGAGACGCATGAGCTCGAGGCGCGCCTGCTCGCCGTGGATGCGAGGGACGACGAGCGCCCGGCTCTTCATTCAGGTCGACCGTCCGGCCCGTCGAAGAGCAGCGGCAACACTTCGCGGCCGGCGAGGGTGCCCAGGGCGCCTCGAGCCGCGCTCGCCTCACCGAACTTCGGTCGCTCAGGTCCTCCCGGAGCGGGGGTGATCCCGGCCCCGAAGAGGAGCAACGGCACCGGGTCGTCCGAGTGGCCCTTCAGAACGACGGGAGTCGCATGATCCGCCGTGACAGCGATCCGAACGTGCCGTAGATCGAGCCCGTCGAGGAAGGGCCCGAAGAACGATCGATCGATCGCCTCGATGATCTCCTGCTTGAGCCGACCGTCTCCGTCGTGGCCGGGCTCGTCGGGACCCTTGAGGTGCACGTACACGAAGGGGAATGCGTCGAGGGCGGCCCGCGTCGCGGCCGCACGCTCTCGGTACCCCTCGTCCCGGTCGAGCCCCATCGGTCCGAGGTACCGATCTTCGAGGTGGAGGACGCGTGCGATCCCCCGCTCCACTGGCATCTCCGTGACGGCAGCTCCCGCTCGGCCGTACTTCGCGGAGAACGTCGGCGGCGGAGTCGATGCGAGGGACCCTGCGTTCCGCACGAGGAGACCGTTGGCGACCTTGGCCCCGGCTCGGGCGCGTCGCGTGTTGACCGGATCGTCGGCGAGCGCCGCTCGGGCACGTTCCAGGAACAGATTCGTCGCGCGAGCCGTTCGCACCGCTTCGGGGGACCCGTCGAGGGGCTCGACGCTCGGCACATGAAGGTCGGTGGCCTTTCGCGCCTGGCCCATGCCCCCAATCTTCTCGTAGAAGGGATCCGCGTTGGAGACATCGGCCGAGAGGGGACCGACGCGGGTCGATCTCAACCAGAGCACTCCCCGGTGCCCGACGGTCGCGTGAACTTCGGCCCGGATCCCCTCCGTGGCCAACAGGTCCCGAGCGGTGAGCATTCGGGCGAGCTCGATCGCCTCCAGCGTGGCGAGCGACCGGCCGACTCGGGAATCCAGGATCCGCCCGTCCGGGCCGAGGGTTGCAAAGTTCAGGCGGAACGCCACGTCCCCCGGTGCGAGGTCGATGCCGGCCCCTTCGGCCTCGAGGACGCCGCGCCCGGGGGAGTCGCGTACCGGATCGTACCCGAGGAGCGCGAAGACCCCCGCGTCGGACTCGGGTGCGATCCCGGGACCGAGCACCACGACCTGGCCCAGCTGGCCGATCGTGCACGCGTGATCGAGCTGCGGCGTGAACGCCGACTCGGTCGGAGTACGACCGCCGTTCTCGGGAATCGGGCGGTCGGCAAGGCCGTCCAGGATCACGAGCGCGTAGCGGATGGAGGAAATCCGTGCGAGGGGATCTGCTTCCTGCATCGTCTTAATAAACGCACGGCGGACTATCGTGCCGTTCCGTGCAGCCGGGTCGCGCCGTTAAGAGTTTCCTGAGAACCCGTCTGGGGTTCATCCTCCTCATTCTCCTCGCAATCGCCGTCGTCGTCGTCACGTACACGTACATCGGCGGCCCGCTGCTCGCCATCGTTGCGATGCTCGTCTTCGGGCTCGGTCTCCCGATCTGGGTCGGAACGAGCCGCCCCCGCACCCTCGCGATCATGGGAATCGTGATCCTCGTCGTGAGCGCCCCGATCATCACGGTCATCGAGACCGGCGCGATCCTGACCCCGACCTCGGCCGCATCTTCCTCCACCAACCTACCGCACGGCAACGGAGGAGCCGTCCTCCAGAACGCCGCTGTCTCGCCGTTCGTTTCGGCCTCCGGCTCGACGTTCACCTGGAACGTATCGCTCTACCCGAAGTACCTCCCGCCTCAATCGAGCCGTGCGTTGTGGCTCGATCTGTTCATCAGTACCTGTCCCGGTGCGACCGGGACGACCTCCCCGAACTGCGCCGGCGGCTACACCTTCTACCTCTTGAACCGCACGCTGCCCGGCGGTCTCACGAACGGCACGGTCGAATCCTTCACGGACCAGCTCAACGGGACCAACATCTGGTCCTGGCAGATGGCGGTCGCATTCCACAACGTCACGACCGGGAATCTGACCTGGACGTTCCTGATCGGGGACCCGACGTACAACGGGATCGAGGGACCCATCACGGGGAACTACTGGAGCACCTACGGCCTCCTCATCGGAACGATCTACGAGGCCGTGCTGTTCTACCTTGGGCTCGTTTTCTTCATCGCGCTGCTCATCTACATGGTCTTCAAGAACCGCAAGCGCAAGCGCCTGGATCAGGCCGCGCGCGCGAACCCGCCGCCTCCCATCGATGCCGACGCCTCGGCCGCTGCGTCCCCCTCGGCACCCGCGCCCGCCCTTCCTCCCCCGGCGCTGACTCCGGTCGCCGAGGCGGCCTGCCCCAACTGTGCGGCGGTCGTCTACCCGGGAGAGAAGGTCTGCTGGAAGTGCGGAACGAAGCTCACGTCGCCCCCACCCTCGGGCGGATCTCCCCTTCCGTCCGCTCCAAAGGGCTAGACGAAACGGCGAACGCCGGCTCCGGGGAGCGGACTGGGTGGTTGGAGCCGGCCCGATCTCGACTCTACGAGAGCGTCGTGTAGATCGAATCGTACCAGGTACCCTGACCGGTCGCGTACAGGATGTTCCCGCCGGGCTGCCCGTGCGCCGAACCGGTGTCGATCCACAGCGTCATCGCAAGGGTCAATGCATTGTCCGTCGAGTATCCCGGACCTGCGGTCCATCCCGTGCTCGATCCGGCCTGGGGACCGGGAGCGTACGCCACGAGATGATTGGATGCGTCGATGAACGTGAAGTTCCAACTCGTGGTCGAGACGGTGAGGCCGCTTGCGTTTTGCACGTAGAGGCTGAATGAGGAGGGCGCCACACCGTGGTCCGCGGTCTGGATCTGGACCGCCCAGCAGTAGTCGCCTGCCGCGCAGCCGATTTGCCCGACGGCCGGCTGATGCACGGTCGAAGTGCCGAACGCGAAGTTAGACTGTAACGGCGTACCCGAGTGTCCGAGGAGCGGAATCAGGAGCGTGTAGAGCACCCCAGCGATGATCACGGTAATCGCGACCAGGAGGATCGTGGCGATGATCGGGGAGACTCCACGCCGGCCGCGTCGCAACCGCCTTCGACGGATCCGTGGGTTCATGACTTCCTACTTCCGAGCAAACCGGGGCTCTTCGGCACCGGACGACCCCCTCCCGCATTTGAAGCTTGAGCCCGAGTGGTCGGCCCATATGGGACGCCGTCATGCGAACGAGTCGGTCGGTACCACGTCCGGTGCGGCCCGGAGGCCGTGAACCGCGAGACGGTTATACACGCGGAGAACGGAGAAGTTGCCCGTTCGACCGGGCATGTAATCCGTTTGACACGTCAGAGGCGGCGCGATCGGACCTAGTAGGCTCGTTACTGAGGCAGCGCGCGACGCATGTTTAAGTAGCTGAAAATGTGTTCATTTGGCGCAGTCGTGTTCGACAACGTTTCAAAGCGGGGAAACGGTCGCTCTCGCGAGCGGACGTCTCCCCCGAAGGACCCGGAGGAAGCGCGCATCGCCCTACGGTGCAACCGCAAGGAGCTCGAGCTGCTCGACTCGTTCGTCGCGGACGGCGAGTTCGAGAGCCGCTCGGAGCTCGTGCGGGGGGCGCTGCACGCCTTTCTTCGCGCCCGAGCGCTGTCGGCCGCACCGACCCCCCGCGTGGATTCGGAGGGCCTCATGGAGGTCCCCGTCCGCCTGCGCCCCGACGAGGTAGCGACCTGGGAAGCATACGCCAAAACCATCGCCAATGGCCGACCCGTGGCGGATCTCTTAGCCGAGGCCGTCCGCCACTACGAGCACAAGCACGAACTGGTCGACCTCGCGAAGCACGGGCGGGAGCGGGTTCGAGACGCCGTGGACAGCCGAGCCAAGGTGCATGCGCTCGGCGAGAGCGGCCGCGACCTCGAACGGAAGGGGATGGTCGGTCGGTAAGACGTGGTCAGCGGGGTTCGAGCGCGATGCAGAACAGGGGTGGGGGCGACGTACGAGACGGAGCAGCGAGCAATCGACGAGCATAACCCGGCGCTGGGGAACGGCGCCGTGGACACGAGCGACGGTCCGGAGGGCTGGCGGTTGGGCCACGACATCCGGTTCGTCCTGGTCGCGGTCGGCGGGGGCGGAGTTCGGATCGGGCGCGAGGTCGCCCGACGCAGGATCCGGCACCTGGAGACCGTCGCCATCAACTGCGATCCCAAGGTCCAAGGGTTCGACGAGTTCGACCGTCGGATCTATCTAGGCCCCGAAACCGGCGAAGAGATCGACACGGGAGGTTCGGCGTTCATCGGCGGCGTCCTCGCGCGCGCGGCGGAGCCCGCGCTCGAACGTCTGTTCGATGGCGCGACGTTCGTGGTCATCCTCGGCAGCCTTGGAGGCGGTGCCGGGAGCGGCGCGCTCCCCCACGTCCTCGAGGTCGCCAGCCGGCACGGGCACCTCGTCAGCACGTTCGTCGTCAAGCCGTTCCGCTGCGAGGGCGAGCGCCGGGCGCTCGCCGAGCGCGCGGTCGGCCGTCTCCAGATGGTCCAGTCGTTCGTGGAGAAGCAGAACCGCGGACGCGCGACCCTCAAGGTCCTGGACAATGAATCGCTCGTCCACACCTTCGGGCCCGTCGCGTTCACCAAGGTCGCCGGCTACTGGGCCGATGTGGTCTCCGAACACATCCAGTCCTCAATCATCGGCGAATTCGAATCCGCGATCACCGCGAACTGGACGTCGTCGGCCGTGGTGCCGTCCGAGCTCTCGAGCCCCGTGGTCCGTTCGACCGACCCGACCCCGACCGGGGTGACCCCTCCGTCGCTCCCCAGCCCTCTTCCCGCGGCGGATGCGTCGCCTCTCGAGGCCGGCCTCACGATCGAGATCGTCACCGAGATGCGTCCGCGGGAGCTCCGCTAGGGCACTCTACCGCTCCGCCCGGTCGCCGGCCGGTTGACACCCCGGCCGGCGACCACAACCTTATAATCGGCACTGCATCGAAGTCGCGCGATGGACGGCAAGCTCCTGACCCTCATCCTGCTCATCCTCGTGCCCGCCGCCCTCATCGGGGTGACAATCGTCTACTTCGGCTCGAACCCGCTATCGATCGTCGGACTGTTCGTCGTGATGATCGCGGGATCGTTCTACCTGCTCTCCTACACCGAGGCATTCGTCTCGGAGTAGTTCGCCCCTACCGGTACATCTCCGGCGATATCGGAGGCTTCGTTCCCTCTTCGCCTTGGCCCGCATGACCCTTCATCGCGGCGCGCAGAGCCTTCTCGATCCCCTCGGCCTGTGCCCGGAGCGGCCCGGTGTCGATGTGGATCTCGGGGAGGATCCGATCGACCGCTTCGATCAGCGTCGCTCCCGCCCGGTGGTCCGGGTACCCCTCACCGGCGCGGGCACTGACCAGCAGCACCGCGACCGGCAGCGGGCCCCCGATCCCCTGGACCAGGAGCGAGCCCGATACGCCTCCGATGATCCCCTCTTCGAGGGGAAGCACGCCGCTGGGCGCGAACGCGCGCAGGATGCCCGCATCGGGTCGCGAGATCGCGGCCCAGACCGTCTCCTCCGGCGGTTCCGTATCCTCGTCGGTATCGCCCTCCGGATGCGGGATGACCCCCTCGAGGCCGAGGATCCAACGGGCCTTCCGCTCCGCGGCACCCTCCATGATCGTGCTGGCGAGCGCGGTGGCCTGAGAAGGAGTGGGCGGAAACTCCGAGACGACGACGGCGAAGTCCTTGCGCCCGTACACACGGATCGGGGGATGGACCTGTCCGCCCTGGACGACCGCGATCGGCATCATATCCGGAGCTTCGAAGCGGCCGATCCGAGGAAGCTTGAGGGTGCGGATCATGTACAGCGCCGCGACCGTGGTCGCGAGGCCCGCGCTCGGGAAGCAGGAGATCACCACAGCTCCCGGCTGGAGCGGGGAGTTCGGTTCGTCGGTCCAGCGGAAGACCATGGAGAACCTCGTCTCCCACCAGCGACTGTGGGGATTTAGACCTGACCCCTGCCGCCGACGGTCGATCCGCCCTCGGCCGCTACCAGATCGCGACGCGACGATCGTCCGGGCGGCGCATCGGGGCGCCCGGGGCGACCCCGAAGGCGGTCCAGAACTCCGGGAGGTTCGAGACGGGTCCGATGGCACGGAACCGACCGGGGGAGTGGGGATCGATGGTGAGACGCCGACGGAGCTCCGCCTCGCGCACGTTCGAGCGCCAGATCTGCGCGTAGGCGATGAAGAATCGCTGGGACGGCGTCAGGCCGTCGATCTTCACATCGGGGGTGCGCCCATCGGCAAGGCGTCGTTGCAGGGCCTCGTAGGCGATGCCCACCCCTCCGAGGTCGGCGATGTTCTCCCCGGCGGTCAGCTCTCCGTTGACGTGGGTGCCCGGAAGCGGCTCGAACTCACCGTACTGGTCGATGATCCGCTGGGCCCGGTGCTGGAACTCGGCCGAATCAGCCGCATCCCACCAATCCCGCATGTTCCCGTCGGCGTCGTACTTGCGGCCCTGGTCGTCGTAGCCGTGCGTGATCTCGTGCCCGATGACCACGCCGATGCCTCCGTAGTTCACGGCATCGTCCATCGCCGGGTCGAAGAACGGGGGCTGGAGGATGCCGGCCGGGAAGACGATCTCGTTGAGCGTGGGGTCGAAGTAGGCGTTGACGGTCGGCGGCGTCATCTGCCACTCGCTCCGGTCCACCGGCATGCCCACCCGAACAATCATCCGCTGGATCTCAAAGGCCGCCGCGCGCCGGATGTTTCCCACGTAGTCCCGGCGGGAGATCCGCACGCGGGAGTAATCCCGAAAGCGCTCGGGGTGGCCGATCTTCGTGGTGAACCGATCGAACTTGGTGCGGGCGCGCCGGCGGGTCTCTTCGGTCATCCAGGGGACGCGTTCGAGGCGCTCGCGGAACACCTCCCGCAGGTCCTTCACGAGATCGGCCATCCGCTGCCGTGCGGTGGGCGGGAAGTACCGTTGCACGTAGACCCGGCCGAGCGCCTCGCCGAGGCCGTCGTCGACCACCATCGCCGCTCTCTTCCAGTCGGGCTCGGGCTGTTCTTGGCCGAGGAGGCGACGGTGGAAGAAGTCGAAGTCTTCGGCATCCATGGCCGCGTGCAGGTACGGCGCGCTCGCGTGGAGGAGGTGCCAGCGGAGGTAGACCTTCCACTCGGCGATGGAGTGCGTGCGCAGGGCCCGGTTCACCGCGTCGAAGAACTCCGGCTGACCCACCACCAGGTACGGTGCCTGGCCTGCGCCGCGCATGGACAGGTACTCCTTCCACCGAAGCGACGGGGTTCGTCCGATGAGCTCCTGTGGAGTCGTCCGGTTGTAGTTCTTTTCCGGATCCCGCAGTGCGGTGCGCGACCGGCTCGCTTTCGCGAGCTCGGTCTCGATGCGAAGAACGGTCCGGGCAGCGGCCGCGGCACGGGCCTTGGGCTCCCCCCACAGGCCGAGCAATTTCGAGATGTGGGCGATGTAGGCTCGCCGCACGGGGGCGAACTCCCTCTTGAGATAGTAGTCGCGATCCGGGAGCGAGAGACCCCCCTGCATGAGATAGAGCGCGTAGATCGAACTGTTCTTCTCGTCGGGCGCGACGGCGGTGCGGAAGAGTCCCGGGATCCCTTGACGGTGGAGTTCCGCGAGCGCCGACACGAGGTCGCGCGTGGAGGAAACGACCCGGATCCGCTCGCTCTCGCGTGCGATCGGTCGGAATGCGAGCTTCTCCCGCTGGGCGGCGTCCATCGCGGAGGCGAAGAAGTCGCCGACCTGCGCGCGCGGCGTGCGGGCCGATCCCCTCCGCCCGCTCGAGGCCTGCTCCAGGATCCCGCGAACCTGTTGGAGGTTCCGCTCGAACAATTCGTCGAATGCGCTCCACCGGGACTTGTCCGCGGGCACGGGGTTCCGATCGAGCCACTGTCCGGTGGCGAACCGGTAGAAGTCCTTGCACGGGTCCGCCGACCGGTCCATGTAGTCTGCGGAAAATCGGGGCACCCGATCATTGGGCGGAGCGGAAGTCGGGGACGAACGTTCCGGCGCTCGGGGCAGGACAGCCGTTGGGGGCGTGCGGGTAGCCATCGTAGCCAACTCCGGGGGACCGTCAGCGGCCCTCCCTTGATGAAGGCTCGCCCGGTACGTTGCGCTCCGAACCCCGCCTCCCGCCGCCCGCGGTTAACCCCAAGTACTGGGCGCCACTCTCAGCGTTCGTGGGGCTCCCGTTCAAAGATATTGTTCACGCGGAGCAGCTCCCCTGGAGCGCGCTCGCGGGCCGGACGGTCGCGGTGGATGGCTACAACGCGATCTACCAGTTCCTCGCGACCGTGCGTCAGGCGGACGGCGAACCGTTCTCCGACTCCCGTGGCCGGCCCACGAGCCACCTGATGGGTGTCTTCTACCGGACGACCGCATTGCTGGGAGAGGGCGTCCGTCCCGTGTGGGTGTTCGATGGCCGGCCCCCGGACCTGAAGGCCGGGACGCTACGGTCGCGCTTCCGCGCAAAGGAACGGGCCGAGGAGCAGCGCCAGGAAGCCCTCGCCGCCGGCGATCTACAGACCGCCCGGCGCAAGGCCGCTCAGACCTCACGCCTTACCCCCACCATGGCCGAAGAAGCGATCGA
Above is a window of Thermoplasmata archaeon DNA encoding:
- a CDS encoding class I SAM-dependent methyltransferase family protein, with the translated sequence MKSRALVVPRIHGEQARLELMRLGALRMDLRILRDGEWIVLPVVEGAEIPSGFGEASEREFEPFTVPHAREYRDLVQLPATERELLPRSFDIVGDVVLIRIPPELERWGPDIGEALLRFVPGARIVGADHGVHGTERRRRLVPLAGAGDFRTIHRENGIAFDIDLERAYFSPRLAREHARVAEDVEAGEEVDDLCCGIGPFAVTLARDGRARRITAVDSNPAAIALLRSTLSRYPYADRVEPIEADVAAFLSSARPVDRAILNLPHEGIKYLPSVGTIVRPGGVVHYYEVTAREGADVRAEDLVNRIGGRAHWSLIDQHVVHPYSPQDDLVAFQFVRADPTEDV
- a CDS encoding alkaline phosphatase family protein — encoded protein: MQEADPLARISSIRYALVILDGLADRPIPENGGRTPTESAFTPQLDHACTIGQLGQVVVLGPGIAPESDAGVFALLGYDPVRDSPGRGVLEAEGAGIDLAPGDVAFRLNFATLGPDGRILDSRVGRSLATLEAIELARMLTARDLLATEGIRAEVHATVGHRGVLWLRSTRVGPLSADVSNADPFYEKIGGMGQARKATDLHVPSVEPLDGSPEAVRTARATNLFLERARAALADDPVNTRRARAGAKVANGLLVRNAGSLASTPPPTFSAKYGRAGAAVTEMPVERGIARVLHLEDRYLGPMGLDRDEGYRERAAATRAALDAFPFVYVHLKGPDEPGHDGDGRLKQEIIEAIDRSFFGPFLDGLDLRHVRIAVTADHATPVVLKGHSDDPVPLLLFGAGITPAPGGPERPKFGEASAARGALGTLAGREVLPLLFDGPDGRPE
- a CDS encoding archaellin/type IV pilin N-terminal domain-containing protein produces the protein MNPRIRRRRLRRGRRGVSPIIATILLVAITVIIAGVLYTLLIPLLGHSGTPLQSNFAFGTSTVHQPAVGQIGCAAGDYCWAVQIQTADHGVAPSSFSLYVQNASGLTVSTTSWNFTFIDASNHLVAYAPGPQAGSSTGWTAGPGYSTDNALTLAMTLWIDTGSAHGQPGGNILYATGQGTWYDSIYTTLS
- a CDS encoding PAC2 family protein; translation: MVFRWTDEPNSPLQPGAVVISCFPSAGLATTVAALYMIRTLKLPRIGRFEAPDMMPIAVVQGGQVHPPIRVYGRKDFAVVVSEFPPTPSQATALASTIMEGAAERKARWILGLEGVIPHPEGDTDEDTEPPEETVWAAISRPDAGILRAFAPSGVLPLEEGIIGGVSGSLLVQGIGGPLPVAVLLVSARAGEGYPDHRAGATLIEAVDRILPEIHIDTGPLRAQAEGIEKALRAAMKGHAGQGEEGTKPPISPEMYR
- a CDS encoding M13 family metallopeptidase, translated to MDRSADPCKDFYRFATGQWLDRNPVPADKSRWSAFDELFERNLQQVRGILEQASSGRRGSARTPRAQVGDFFASAMDAAQREKLAFRPIARESERIRVVSSTRDLVSALAELHRQGIPGLFRTAVAPDEKNSSIYALYLMQGGLSLPDRDYYLKREFAPVRRAYIAHISKLLGLWGEPKARAAAAARTVLRIETELAKASRSRTALRDPEKNYNRTTPQELIGRTPSLRWKEYLSMRGAGQAPYLVVGQPEFFDAVNRALRTHSIAEWKVYLRWHLLHASAPYLHAAMDAEDFDFFHRRLLGQEQPEPDWKRAAMVVDDGLGEALGRVYVQRYFPPTARQRMADLVKDLREVFRERLERVPWMTEETRRRARTKFDRFTTKIGHPERFRDYSRVRISRRDYVGNIRRAAAFEIQRMIVRVGMPVDRSEWQMTPPTVNAYFDPTLNEIVFPAGILQPPFFDPAMDDAVNYGGIGVVIGHEITHGYDDQGRKYDADGNMRDWWDAADSAEFQHRAQRIIDQYGEFEPLPGTHVNGELTAGENIADLGGVGIAYEALQRRLADGRTPDVKIDGLTPSQRFFIAYAQIWRSNVREAELRRRLTIDPHSPGRFRAIGPVSNLPEFWTAFGVAPGAPMRRPDDRRVAIW